The Ziziphus jujuba cultivar Dongzao chromosome 1, ASM3175591v1 genome segment GAACATTTCCATCATTTGGATTGGCCAGAACTGCTCTCGCACAGTAATCTTCGGCTTTCACAAAATCTCCACGTACCTGTTTTTCATTCCAAAATTGATATAAAGTTAGGGATAATATATTCAAACACTGGCTATTTGCTTGCTtctgaaaacatatatatatatatatatatatacacacacacaaacacacacacaaaaaaaataacaatcgaCCCAAAAAAGCTTACATCTTTCAAGAACCTAGCGTAATTGCTTAGAAGAAGCGGGTTTCCTGGATTGGCCTCGATAATTTTCTGATAATACACATCAGTGCTATCATTCCCACGATTCGAATCCGAAAACTCAGAGCTCCCATCATCTCCGCTGTCCGAtcgaccaccaccaccatctccaCCGGCACCACCACAAATCTTCCCACCGCCGCCGCCAATACCACCCTCAACCAAAACACTAACCAATTTACCATCCCTCACACAGACGTCGCAGCCCTCGTCCAAACCAGAACTCGAAAACAACGCCAAGCCACCATCCAAAGACACCGTTCTGGCGGGATAACCGAATCCCATttgtttctcttcctcttcctcttccaccGAAATCCCATTGAGCAAATTGTTGAAAGGAGACGGCTTCGCTTTGGGAACGGAGATGTTCTTGAGGTCAGACTCGGAGAGAGCCCGAGTCATCTTCTTGGAGGAATCGCTGCAGATGGGGCATAAGGAACAAGACGAAGCCGAGAGTGAAATGGAATGGGTTCTGGGAATCTGGTGGAAGATTTCGGGTTCTGGGGACAAGTCCTTTGCGTGGGGTAGCCATGAATTCAGTATCGGCGTTGAAGAGCTTCTTAAAAGCATTATTGCTTATGATGGATCTGATTGATTGCTGTTCAAACCCTctgcaaaactttttttttatttattttgtttttgtttggtgaAATTTTCAGCAATAAATTCCTGAAGGTTTTTTCTGAGGTCTCAGTCTCTGCTATTGGAAAGAAATGAAGGTGTaggatttctttcttttatagcAAAGAGAAGTCACGAAGTACGAATGAGATCACAACCGTCTATCTTTTTGGTTGATCAAAGTGAATGAATCCAATATTCTGTGACGCACGTGGTTTTTTATACAATTCTCCTCCTCTAATGACGTGTTTGGCTGTGTGTATTTTGAAAACCAAATGCAATTTTCCTTTTGCATGCTACTCTCTTAACACctcttttatttgatatataaaattaaattatatgactTACTGatcaaattctaaattcaaatgaaaattaaattataaagattcataattccattaaaaaaaaaattgatcaaaatgcCTAATGAATGATTCATGACTTTGTTATCCAATTaggattaaaattaaaattttacacaAACTATTCCGGGAATCAAATATCATATGAGATTAAACAAGCAGAAGATTTTGATCGATTGCATAAAATGTATAACAAATGGGCAAAaatgttgaaaaaataattctaaatcAAATCCATTAGGTGGatggttttttttcctttttttttttttgggtcaattacaAATAATTTCCCTTTGTATTCTAatgtttcaaattcaaatatcaacTGAAACAATATCGTTTAACATTTAGAGAGATGGTTTGTAAAACAcattttggccaaaaaaatgaaatgaggATTAGCCAAACAGGACTTACAAAATAAAGATTTACTTTCTCCTTCTCCCTCTAAGTACGCGGTAACAAATTTGACATTCCAACAGAAGGTAGGCCCCAACCACTACTGGCGTGAATTGGGACCCATCCAAGCCGTCTGATTGTCAGTTTGACAGAGTTTCGACGGCTCACAATCACTCTCGCCACGTGAAGACCTTTACCTCTCCTCCCTTCCTTCCCAAAAACCAGTGGCGCTTCCTTGGCGCCTTTGAAAACGAAAGCGACGATTTTTCCTATGATGCAATTCGACTCGCTAAAAACCCTCGGTTCTACAAAAATTTCACGATTTTGCCACTGGTGCGAATGAGCGGCTGGCCTTTCGCTCCGTGGGACCCCAACTTGCATCAGGTGTGGAGCCCATGGCTGGATTCAACGGTGAGCCGTGGCCTGGCCGTGCCATCAAGTCGTAACTATCTAGCCATTTCCCCACGCCTAGATTTTTGTGGGTTTTGTAGCAAGTGGTTTTGTCACTGAATGGATCAACTTGCTGAGTGGGGGATAGTATTGTCATTTTACATCTCCTCAAGTGGAGATATTATTTTAAccgctttttatttttcttcttaaaaattaataatttaatctatCCTTTGGCCATGATCATAATGCaatgattattttataaatgtgtGTGCGCCGTAGATGCGAGATTTTTTCACTGATTAGGAAAAAAAGTGACACACGCTACAACTGGTTTTTGGCGCATGTGTCCCTCTGATATGGACGGACATGGTTATAGTCTAGTCTAGTTATAATGCCCAACAAGAAGGTTTGAACAAATTGGAAAAATCGGAAAAGTTtggtgaaatttttgtttttgatcacatgtaaataaaatttagtattcAAATACGAATAATTTTAAGATACGGGCTGTTCAAAAAATGTGATTTAGGATACAATATCCGTAACATAGAAGttcttttcaaataaaaataaaatttttataatttttataaaaatcaatttgattaaCAAGTTCATAATTtcgatataaatttgaaaaatatttattaaatttattttttcatttttaaatttttttaataatattattaatatttagtaaaaatttttattcaaataagttttttgatagaaatttttttttttaattgccttacaaaaattaaacaaataaaactataaaatttaatatttaaaaatttatcaaacgcGTCAAACTATTCCATTTTGAGGAAAAATTAGCATTGTAAGTCACAAATTTTCctatctaatattatatatatatttttataataataaatttaatatttatataaatattataaaatcaataaaaattaaaattaaacaaaaatcaaaatatatgatagaatatattatgtgtaaactaaata includes the following:
- the LOC107405023 gene encoding uncharacterized protein LOC107405023 — encoded protein: MLLRSSSTPILNSWLPHAKDLSPEPEIFHQIPRTHSISLSASSCSLCPICSDSSKKMTRALSESDLKNISVPKAKPSPFNNLLNGISVEEEEEEKQMGFGYPARTVSLDGGLALFSSSGLDEGCDVCVRDGKLVSVLVEGGIGGGGGKICGGAGGDGGGGRSDSGDDGSSEFSDSNRGNDSTDVYYQKIIEANPGNPLLLSNYARFLKDVRGDFVKAEDYCARAVLANPNDGNVLSMYADLIWQSHKDASRAENYFDQAIKAAPDDCYVLASYARFLWDAEEDDEEEEEEEEEEKEVEEVREKVNTISQPPSFFHGIPPTPPPLAAAS